From the genome of Yersinia enterocolitica, one region includes:
- a CDS encoding siroheme synthase, producing the protein MWVDYIAMKYLHLLTVVISITLFVLRFFWKCRGSAMMDKRWVKITPHINDTLLFVSGIVLIFITGFYPFSPQGTWLTEKLFGVIIYILLGYVALGKRTRSQNRRWLAFILALGCLYLIVKLATTKLPLLMGYL; encoded by the coding sequence ATGTGGGTTGATTATATCGCCATGAAGTATTTACATTTACTCACAGTAGTTATCAGTATTACGCTGTTTGTATTACGTTTCTTTTGGAAATGTCGCGGTTCGGCTATGATGGATAAGCGCTGGGTAAAAATAACGCCACATATCAATGATACGTTGCTATTTGTCAGCGGTATTGTACTGATTTTTATCACCGGATTTTACCCTTTCAGTCCGCAAGGAACATGGCTGACTGAAAAGCTGTTTGGCGTTATTATCTATATCCTGCTTGGCTATGTCGCATTAGGTAAGCGAACCCGCAGCCAGAATCGTCGCTGGCTTGCTTTCATACTCGCATTGGGTTGCCTGTATTTGATTGTCAAACTGGCAACAACTAAATTACCACTGCTGATGGGATATCTATGA
- the prmC gene encoding peptide chain release factor N(5)-glutamine methyltransferase, translating to MDYQQWLSLTAARFSQSDSPKRDAEILLSFVTAKARTYVLAFGETKLTADQLQRLEQLATRREQGEPIAYLVGEREFWSLPLSVSSATLIPRPDTECLVEQALAHLPATPCHILDLGTGTGAIALALASERPDCAVVGVDIQADAVALARHNAEKLAIDNVHFLQSSWFDAVDGQFTLIVSNPPYIDADDPHLNEGDVRFEPHSALVAPAEGMASLDEIIRRAPAYLEAGGWLMLEHGWQQADAVQKLLKNAGFSAVMTYKDYGNNDRVTLGQWIG from the coding sequence ATGGACTATCAGCAGTGGCTGTCGTTAACGGCAGCCCGTTTCAGTCAGAGTGACAGTCCAAAGCGCGATGCCGAGATTCTATTGAGTTTTGTCACCGCAAAGGCGCGTACCTATGTGTTGGCTTTCGGTGAAACTAAGCTGACAGCCGATCAGTTACAGCGATTGGAACAACTGGCAACCCGGCGTGAGCAGGGGGAACCTATTGCTTATCTGGTTGGGGAGCGCGAATTCTGGTCATTGCCACTCAGTGTTTCCTCCGCCACTCTTATTCCACGCCCTGACACCGAATGTTTGGTTGAACAGGCGTTGGCACATCTGCCAGCCACTCCTTGCCATATTTTGGATTTGGGTACCGGTACCGGTGCTATTGCTTTGGCGTTAGCCAGTGAGCGGCCAGATTGTGCTGTGGTGGGTGTGGACATCCAAGCCGACGCTGTTGCACTGGCTCGCCATAATGCAGAAAAGCTGGCCATAGATAATGTACATTTCCTGCAAAGTAGCTGGTTTGACGCGGTCGACGGACAATTTACGCTGATTGTTAGCAATCCTCCTTATATTGATGCCGATGACCCGCATCTGAACGAAGGTGATGTCCGCTTTGAGCCTCACAGTGCGCTTGTCGCACCTGCCGAAGGGATGGCTTCACTGGACGAGATTATCCGTCGTGCGCCGGCTTATTTAGAGGCGGGAGGCTGGTTAATGTTGGAGCATGGCTGGCAGCAAGCCGATGCAGTACAGAAATTACTTAAAAACGCCGGATTTAGTGCTGTAATGACGTATAAAGATTATGGTAATAATGATCGTGTTACTTTGGGGCAATGGATCGGCTAA
- the prfA gene encoding peptide chain release factor 1 has translation MKSSIVAKLEALQERHEEVLAYLGDASVIADQDRFRALSREYAQLTDVTRCFKEWRSVQDDLEAAEMMLEDLEMREMAQEELKEAKARSEELEQQLQVLLLPKDPDDERDCFLEIRAGTGGDEAAIFAGDMFRMYSRYAEARRWKVEIMSASEGEHGGYKEVIAKVSGDGVFGQLKFESGGHRVQRVPETESQGRIHTSACTVAVMPAIPEAEMPEINAGDLRIDTFRSSGAGGQHVNTTDSAIRITHIPTGLVVECQDERSQHKNKAKAMSVLGARIRAAEMQKRQLAEASERRNLLGSGDRSDRNRTYNFPQGRVTDHRINLTLYRLDEVMEGKLDMLIQPIVQEYQADQLSALSEQD, from the coding sequence ATGAAGTCTTCTATTGTTGCCAAACTGGAAGCGTTACAAGAGCGTCACGAAGAAGTGCTGGCGTATCTTGGCGATGCCAGCGTTATTGCCGATCAAGACCGTTTCCGCGCGTTGTCACGTGAATATGCGCAATTAACGGATGTCACCCGCTGTTTTAAAGAATGGCGCAGCGTGCAAGATGATCTCGAAGCCGCAGAAATGATGCTGGAAGATCTTGAAATGCGCGAAATGGCTCAGGAAGAACTGAAAGAAGCAAAAGCGCGCAGTGAAGAGCTGGAACAGCAGTTGCAAGTGTTGTTGCTCCCTAAAGACCCTGATGATGAGCGTGATTGTTTTCTCGAGATTCGTGCCGGGACCGGTGGTGATGAAGCGGCTATTTTTGCTGGTGACATGTTCCGTATGTACAGCCGTTATGCCGAAGCACGCCGCTGGAAAGTTGAAATCATGAGCGCCAGTGAGGGCGAGCATGGTGGCTATAAAGAAGTGATTGCCAAGGTCTCTGGTGATGGGGTGTTTGGTCAGTTAAAATTCGAGTCAGGTGGTCACCGTGTGCAACGTGTACCCGAAACCGAATCACAAGGCCGTATTCATACCTCTGCCTGTACCGTCGCGGTAATGCCTGCCATTCCTGAAGCTGAGATGCCGGAAATCAATGCCGGTGATTTGCGTATTGATACTTTCCGCTCGTCTGGTGCCGGTGGTCAGCACGTTAACACCACCGATTCGGCAATCCGTATCACCCATATTCCAACGGGCTTGGTGGTGGAGTGTCAGGATGAGCGCTCGCAACATAAGAACAAAGCCAAGGCGATGTCGGTGTTGGGTGCACGTATCCGTGCCGCAGAAATGCAAAAGCGCCAATTGGCAGAAGCTTCCGAGCGCCGTAATCTGCTTGGTTCAGGTGATCGCTCTGATCGTAATCGTACCTATAACTTCCCACAGGGCCGAGTGACCGATCATCGCATTAACCTGACCCTCTATCGCCTAGATGAAGTGATGGAAGGCAAACTGGATATGCTGATTCAGCCGATTGTGCAGGAATATCAAGCCGACCAGCTCTCTGCGTTGTCAGAGCAAGATTAA
- a CDS encoding glutamyl-tRNA reductase — MTLLALGINHKTAPVSLRERVNFSPESIDQALVSLLQQPLVQGGVVLSTCNRTELYLSVEQQDNLHEQLIAWLCTYHKLSPDEVKKSLYWHHGNDAVSHLMRVASGLDSLVLGEPQILGQVKKAFAESQRGQSLSGELERLFQKSFSVAKRVRTETDIGASAVSVAFAACTLARQIFESLSELNVLLVGAGETIELVARHLREHQVKHMIIANRTRERAQVLATEVGAEVITLPEIDARLADADIIISSTASPLPIIGKGMVERALKSRRNQPMLFVDIAVPRDIEPEVGKLSNAYLYSVDDLHAIIQHNMAQRQAAAVQAESIVQQESMNFMAWLRAQGAVETIRDYRSQAEQVRSEMTAKALAAIEQGANVEQVLNELAHKLTNRLIHAPTKSLQQAASDGDMERLQLLRDSLGLDQH, encoded by the coding sequence ATGACTCTGCTTGCATTAGGCATTAATCACAAAACTGCGCCTGTATCTTTACGTGAACGAGTGAACTTTTCACCGGAATCTATCGACCAGGCGCTTGTCAGCTTGCTCCAACAGCCGTTGGTGCAGGGCGGTGTCGTATTGTCTACGTGTAACCGAACTGAGTTGTATCTCAGCGTAGAGCAGCAAGATAATCTGCATGAACAACTTATTGCCTGGCTTTGTACCTATCACAAACTCAGCCCGGACGAAGTGAAAAAAAGCCTGTATTGGCATCATGGTAATGATGCCGTCAGTCATTTGATGCGTGTTGCCAGCGGGTTAGACTCACTGGTATTAGGCGAACCCCAAATTTTGGGGCAGGTGAAAAAGGCCTTTGCTGAATCTCAGCGTGGTCAATCGCTGTCTGGCGAGTTGGAGCGGTTGTTCCAGAAATCTTTCTCGGTTGCCAAACGGGTTCGGACAGAAACAGATATTGGAGCCAGTGCCGTTTCGGTTGCTTTTGCTGCCTGTACTCTGGCACGTCAGATATTTGAGTCGCTTTCTGAACTGAATGTGCTGTTGGTGGGGGCTGGGGAAACCATTGAGCTGGTGGCTCGTCATCTGCGTGAGCATCAAGTCAAGCATATGATTATCGCTAACCGTACCCGTGAGCGAGCTCAAGTGCTGGCGACAGAAGTGGGGGCCGAAGTGATTACTTTGCCGGAAATTGATGCTCGATTGGCCGATGCCGATATTATTATCAGTTCAACGGCCAGCCCATTGCCTATTATTGGTAAGGGAATGGTCGAACGTGCTCTGAAAAGCCGCCGCAATCAGCCAATGCTGTTTGTCGATATCGCCGTACCACGGGATATTGAGCCAGAAGTGGGTAAACTGTCTAATGCCTATTTATACAGTGTTGATGATCTGCACGCGATTATTCAGCACAATATGGCACAGCGTCAGGCCGCTGCGGTGCAGGCCGAATCAATAGTACAGCAGGAAAGCATGAATTTTATGGCCTGGCTACGTGCGCAGGGGGCGGTTGAAACCATTCGTGATTATCGTTCTCAGGCCGAACAGGTTCGTAGTGAGATGACCGCTAAAGCATTGGCCGCCATTGAGCAGGGTGCCAATGTAGAACAAGTGTTGAATGAGTTGGCCCATAAGCTCACTAACCGCCTGATTCATGCTCCTACCAAATCCCTCCAGCAAGCCGCCAGCGATGGCGATATGGAGCGGTTGCAATTATTACGCGACAGCCTTGGGCTGGATCAGCATTAG
- a CDS encoding lipoprotein localization protein LolB, whose translation MSMYKISFYRLLPLATLLLAACSTTPPTGPATSPTSPQWRQHEQQLQQLSQFQTRGAFAYISEKQKVYARFFWQQTTPERYRLLLTNPLGSTELELVVQPGVTQLTDNQGKRYVSDDPQEMIQKLTGMSIPLESLRQWILGLPGDTTDFILDDKYRLKQVTYKQNGMTWVVDYQEYNTQVTPALPSRMELSQGGQRIKLKMDNWTVK comes from the coding sequence ATGTCGATGTATAAAATCAGTTTTTATCGCCTGCTCCCTTTAGCAACGCTGTTGCTAGCAGCCTGTAGCACCACGCCACCGACCGGTCCGGCGACCAGTCCGACATCGCCACAGTGGCGTCAACATGAGCAACAATTACAGCAATTGAGCCAATTCCAGACCCGGGGTGCCTTTGCGTATATTTCTGAAAAACAAAAAGTCTATGCGCGCTTTTTCTGGCAACAAACTACACCTGAGCGCTATCGCCTACTGCTGACCAACCCATTGGGCAGCACAGAACTGGAATTGGTGGTACAACCAGGCGTTACCCAGTTGACCGATAATCAAGGCAAACGCTATGTCAGTGATGACCCACAAGAAATGATTCAAAAGTTGACGGGGATGTCCATTCCATTGGAAAGCTTACGTCAGTGGATTTTAGGGTTACCCGGTGATACCACTGATTTCATCCTTGATGATAAGTACCGTTTGAAGCAAGTGACTTATAAACAAAATGGTATGACGTGGGTGGTTGATTATCAGGAATACAACACTCAAGTGACGCCAGCATTGCCGAGCCGCATGGAACTGAGCCAGGGCGGGCAGCGAATTAAGCTAAAAATGGATAATTGGACTGTCAAATAA
- a CDS encoding 4-(cytidine 5'-diphospho)-2-C-methyl-D-erythritol kinase: MVSTQQHVWPSPAKLNLFLYITGQRADGYHDLQTLFQFLDYGDQLTIVPRDDNQIRLLTPVAGVENEQNLIIRAARLLQQQFLQQQLPQQQPGTVKVPRGADISIDKRLPMGGGLGGGSSNAATVLVALNLLWQCGFSDQKLATLGLTLGADVPVFVRGHAAFAEGIGEKLQPAEPLEKWYLVVHPGVSIPTPIIFSDPELKRNTPVRPLAALLSTPYANDCEPIARKRFREVEQALSWLLEYAPSRLTGTGACVFAEFDTEASARQVLSIAPEWLHGFVARGVNVSPLHRARSGKIESCECR, encoded by the coding sequence ATGGTTAGCACGCAGCAACATGTCTGGCCCTCACCGGCCAAATTAAACCTGTTTCTTTATATCACCGGGCAACGGGCCGATGGTTATCATGACTTACAAACCCTGTTTCAGTTTCTCGATTATGGCGACCAGCTAACTATTGTGCCGCGAGATGACAATCAGATTCGCTTATTAACGCCAGTTGCAGGCGTAGAAAACGAACAGAACTTGATAATTCGCGCGGCGCGATTGCTACAACAACAATTTCTACAACAACAATTGCCACAACAACAGCCCGGCACGGTAAAAGTACCTCGTGGGGCAGATATCAGTATTGATAAACGCCTACCAATGGGGGGAGGACTGGGTGGTGGTTCATCTAATGCCGCTACGGTACTGGTTGCACTCAATTTACTGTGGCAATGTGGTTTCTCTGATCAGAAATTGGCCACTCTTGGCCTAACATTAGGTGCCGATGTGCCGGTGTTCGTTCGTGGACATGCTGCCTTTGCTGAGGGAATTGGCGAAAAATTGCAACCTGCGGAGCCTTTAGAGAAGTGGTATTTGGTGGTACACCCCGGTGTAAGCATCCCAACACCAATTATTTTTTCTGATCCTGAATTAAAAAGAAATACGCCAGTTCGCCCACTGGCGGCGCTTTTAAGCACTCCGTACGCAAATGATTGCGAACCGATCGCAAGAAAACGTTTTCGCGAGGTTGAACAGGCTCTTTCATGGCTGTTAGAATACGCTCCGTCACGCCTTACCGGAACCGGTGCTTGTGTGTTTGCAGAATTCGACACTGAGGCATCGGCCCGACAGGTGTTAAGTATTGCCCCGGAGTGGTTGCATGGTTTTGTTGCTCGTGGTGTAAATGTTTCGCCACTGCATCGTGCGCGCTCTGGGAAAATTGAAAGTTGTGAGTGCAGATAA
- a CDS encoding ribose-phosphate pyrophosphokinase (catalyzes the formation of 5-phospho-alpha-D-ribose 1-phosphate from D-ribose 5-phosphate and ATP) — translation MPDMKLFAGNATPELAQRIANRLYTSLGDAAVGRFSDGEVSVQINENVRGGDIFIIQSTCAPTNDNLMELVVMVDALRRASAGRITAVIPYFGYARQDRRVRSARVPITAKVVADFLSSVGVDRVLTVDLHAEQIQGFFDVPVDNVFGSPILLEDMLQQNLENPIVVSPDIGGVVRARAIAKLLNDTDMAIIDKRRPRANVSQVMHIIGDVAGRDCVLVDDMIDTGGTLCKAAEALKERGAKRVFAYATHPIFSGNAVENIKHSVIDEVIVCDTIPLSAEIKALKNVRTLTLSGMLAEAIRRISNEESISAMFEH, via the coding sequence GTGCCTGATATGAAGCTTTTTGCTGGTAACGCCACCCCGGAACTAGCACAACGTATTGCCAACCGTTTGTACACCAGTCTTGGTGACGCCGCTGTAGGTCGTTTTAGCGACGGCGAAGTGAGCGTGCAAATCAACGAAAATGTACGCGGTGGTGATATTTTCATCATCCAGTCCACCTGCGCACCCACGAACGATAACCTGATGGAACTGGTTGTCATGGTTGATGCCCTGCGTCGCGCCTCCGCAGGACGTATTACTGCTGTTATTCCTTACTTCGGTTACGCTCGTCAGGATCGCCGTGTGCGTTCTGCCCGTGTACCGATCACTGCCAAAGTTGTTGCCGATTTTCTCTCAAGTGTTGGGGTTGACCGCGTATTGACAGTGGATCTACATGCTGAACAGATCCAAGGCTTTTTTGATGTTCCGGTTGATAACGTATTTGGTAGCCCAATCCTGCTGGAAGATATGTTGCAGCAGAATCTGGAAAACCCAATTGTTGTCTCTCCAGACATCGGCGGCGTTGTTCGCGCCAGAGCCATTGCAAAACTGCTGAACGATACTGATATGGCGATTATCGACAAACGCCGCCCACGTGCTAACGTTTCTCAGGTGATGCACATCATCGGTGACGTTGCTGGCCGTGACTGCGTGTTAGTTGACGATATGATCGATACCGGTGGCACATTGTGTAAAGCAGCGGAAGCCCTGAAAGAACGTGGTGCCAAGCGTGTATTTGCTTACGCGACTCACCCGATCTTCTCTGGTAATGCGGTTGAAAACATCAAACATTCTGTTATCGATGAAGTGATTGTTTGTGACACGATTCCGTTGTCAGCTGAAATCAAGGCATTAAAAAATGTGCGTACTCTGACCCTGTCAGGCATGTTGGCTGAAGCCATCCGCCGTATCAGCAATGAAGAGTCCATCTCTGCGATGTTTGAGCATTAA
- a CDS encoding aminoacyl-tRNA hydrolase translates to MSSIKLIVGLANPGAEYAQTRHNAGAWYVDLLAQRHNQPLKEEGKFFGYTARLNLAGQDVRLLVPSTFMNLSGKAVAAMVGFYRILPEEILVAHDELDIPPGVAKLKLGGGNGGHNGLKDIQSRLGNNPNFYRLRIGIGHPGDKSKVTGFVLGKPPISEQTLIDEAIDESIRCTEILLKEDITKAMNRLHSFKAGV, encoded by the coding sequence GTGAGCAGTATTAAATTAATCGTTGGGCTGGCAAATCCGGGCGCTGAATATGCCCAAACTCGCCACAATGCAGGTGCTTGGTATGTGGATTTATTGGCGCAGCGCCATAATCAACCACTGAAAGAAGAGGGTAAATTCTTCGGCTACACTGCAAGGCTAAATCTGGCAGGCCAAGACGTTCGCTTGTTGGTACCCTCTACCTTTATGAATCTCAGTGGCAAGGCCGTAGCCGCAATGGTTGGGTTTTACCGTATTCTGCCGGAAGAGATTTTAGTCGCACACGATGAGTTGGATATCCCGCCGGGCGTGGCTAAATTAAAGCTAGGTGGCGGTAACGGTGGCCATAACGGCCTGAAAGATATTCAGAGCAGGTTGGGGAATAACCCTAACTTCTATCGTTTGCGCATCGGCATCGGCCATCCGGGTGATAAAAGTAAAGTCACCGGTTTTGTTTTGGGTAAGCCACCAATCAGTGAACAAACCTTAATTGACGAGGCTATTGATGAATCTATCCGCTGTACTGAAATACTGCTAAAAGAAGACATCACTAAGGCAATGAATCGCCTGCATTCCTTTAAGGCCGGCGTATAA
- a CDS encoding redox-regulated ATPase YchF: MGFKCGIVGLPNVGKSTLFNALTQAGIEAANFPFCTIEPNTGVVPMPDPRLDQLAEIVKPQRILPTTMEFVDIAGLVKGASKGEGLGNQFLTNIRETEAIGHVVRCFENDNIIHVAGKVDPVDDIDTINTELALSDLETCERAMHRVQKKAKGGDKDAKAELEALEKCLPHLENAGMLRALNLSAEDKAAIRYLSFLTLKPTMYIANVNEDGFENNPYLDQVRAIAAAEGSVVVAVCAAVESDIAELEDADRAEFMAELGIEEPGLNRVIRAGYELLNLQTYFTAGVKEVRAWTIPIGATAPQAAGKIHTDFEKGFIRAQTIAFEDFITYKGEQGAKEAGKMRSEGKDYIVKDGDVMNFLFNV; the protein is encoded by the coding sequence ATGGGATTCAAATGCGGTATTGTGGGCCTGCCTAACGTTGGTAAATCCACCCTGTTCAACGCGTTGACACAAGCGGGTATCGAAGCAGCTAATTTCCCGTTCTGCACCATTGAACCCAACACGGGTGTGGTGCCAATGCCGGACCCGCGTCTGGACCAACTGGCCGAGATTGTTAAACCTCAGCGTATTTTGCCAACGACGATGGAATTCGTCGATATCGCGGGCCTGGTTAAGGGTGCATCCAAAGGCGAAGGCCTGGGTAACCAGTTCCTGACCAATATCCGTGAAACTGAAGCAATTGGTCATGTGGTACGTTGTTTTGAAAATGACAACATCATCCATGTTGCCGGTAAAGTTGATCCCGTTGATGACATTGATACCATCAACACTGAACTGGCACTTTCCGATCTGGAAACCTGTGAACGCGCAATGCATCGTGTTCAGAAGAAAGCTAAAGGCGGTGATAAAGACGCTAAAGCGGAACTGGAAGCGCTGGAAAAATGTCTGCCACATTTAGAAAATGCTGGCATGCTGCGTGCGTTGAACCTGAGTGCTGAAGATAAAGCCGCCATCCGTTATCTGAGCTTCCTCACCCTGAAGCCAACCATGTACATTGCTAACGTCAATGAAGATGGGTTTGAAAACAATCCATATTTGGATCAGGTGCGTGCCATCGCTGCGGCGGAAGGTTCTGTGGTAGTTGCCGTTTGTGCCGCAGTTGAGTCTGATATTGCTGAGTTGGAAGATGCAGACCGCGCTGAATTTATGGCTGAGTTAGGTATTGAAGAACCCGGTCTGAACCGTGTGATCCGTGCCGGTTATGAATTGCTGAACCTGCAAACCTATTTTACTGCCGGTGTAAAAGAAGTGCGTGCCTGGACCATCCCGATAGGTGCAACTGCACCACAAGCTGCCGGTAAAATTCACACCGACTTCGAGAAAGGCTTTATCCGCGCACAAACTATCGCTTTCGAGGACTTTATCACCTACAAGGGTGAGCAAGGCGCGAAAGAAGCCGGCAAAATGCGTTCAGAAGGTAAAGATTACATCGTAAAAGATGGCGACGTGATGAACTTCTTGTTCAACGTCTAA
- a CDS encoding RluA family pseudouridine synthase, translated as MSKIIDTFIAPPCHDKIETLYQDDHLVLINKPAGLLSLSGKNPQNLDSVHHRLVQIFPGCTLVHRLDFGTSGLMVIARNKAINATLCRQFSQRTVTKVYSALLCGHLDDNEGMIDAAIAKDPALFPLMSICPIHGKPARSYYRVVERFYHELEDGTLLPLTRVQLTPETGRTHQLRIHCQQLGHPILGCDLYGGRLLPGTERTPRLMLHASELHFVHPISEEWVKAHNSSPF; from the coding sequence ATGTCTAAGATAATCGATACCTTTATTGCCCCGCCGTGTCATGACAAGATAGAGACTCTCTATCAGGACGATCACCTGGTTCTTATCAATAAACCTGCGGGGCTGCTTAGCCTCTCGGGGAAAAATCCGCAAAATCTGGATTCGGTGCATCATCGGTTAGTACAGATATTCCCCGGCTGTACCCTGGTTCATCGCCTGGATTTTGGCACTTCCGGGCTGATGGTGATTGCCCGCAATAAGGCTATAAATGCCACCCTCTGTCGACAGTTCAGCCAGCGCACCGTGACCAAAGTGTACAGCGCACTGCTCTGCGGACATCTGGATGACAACGAAGGGATGATAGACGCAGCGATTGCCAAAGACCCGGCACTGTTCCCGCTGATGTCGATTTGCCCAATCCACGGCAAGCCGGCTCGCTCCTACTATCGGGTCGTGGAGCGCTTTTATCATGAGTTGGAAGATGGGACGTTACTGCCATTAACGCGGGTACAGCTAACCCCAGAAACCGGGCGTACTCATCAACTCCGCATCCACTGTCAGCAGTTGGGCCATCCCATTTTGGGCTGTGACCTGTATGGCGGTCGCCTGCTGCCAGGTACCGAACGGACTCCACGGCTGATGCTGCACGCCAGTGAGTTGCATTTTGTTCATCCCATCAGTGAAGAGTGGGTCAAAGCCCATAATTCCAGCCCGTTCTGA